In Arachis hypogaea cultivar Tifrunner chromosome 2, arahy.Tifrunner.gnm2.J5K5, whole genome shotgun sequence, a genomic segment contains:
- the LOC112734831 gene encoding protein STRUBBELIG-RECEPTOR FAMILY 6 yields MMEDRRLVLVLISTCILCFLVIGINGDTDPNDANALRSLYQNMNSPSQLNWPQNGNDPCGQSWKGISCKDNRVTEIKLPGLQLGGTLGYQLESLTSVTYFDLSNNNLGGSWYQLPPNLQHLNLANNNFNGPIPYSISQIASLKYLNLGHNQFQQGLTVDFSKLTSLSTLDLSSNSLTGDLPQTMSSLSSLSTLYLQNNQFTGTIDVLANLPLDTLNVENNHFTGWIPEQLNGIDLQKGGNSWSSGPAPPPPPGTPPATTSRHHKSGGHGSSSGGSSSDGGKKSGIGAGGVAGIVISILVVGAIVAFFLVKRRSKKSSSLDTEKLDNQPLAPLASNEVHGLNSMQSSSVIDLKTFDTPVEPINVKPPIKPPPLKSFDEEEIPKKPTAVKKTVAAPANVKAYSIADLQIATSSFSVDQLLGEGSFGRVYRAQFDDGKVLAVKKIDSSIIPHDSSNDFVEVVSNISHLHHQNVTELVGYCSEHGQHLLVYEFHKNGSLHDFLHLPDEYSKPLIWNSRVKIALGTARALEYLHEVCSPSVVHKDIKSTNILLDSDLNPHLSDCGLASYIPNADQVLNNNAGSGYEAPEVGMSGQYTLKSDVYSFGVVMLELLSGRKPFDSSRPRYEQSLVRWATPQLHDIDALAKMVDPALEGLYPVKSLSRFADVIALCVQPEPEFRPPMSEVVQALVRLVQRANMSKRTFGTEQGGTPRAGDEPDTPDM; encoded by the exons ATGATGGAGGATCGAAGGCTGGTGCTGGTTCTCATCAGCACCTGCATTCTCTGTTTCTTGGTCATTGGCATTAATGGTGACACAGATCCAAATGATG CTAATGCTCTAAGGAGCTTGTATCAGAATATGAACTCACCATCTCAACTAAATTGGCCTCAGAATGGCAACGATCCTTGTGGACAGTCTTGGAAAGGCATTAGTTGCAAGGACAATCGCGTCACTGAGAT CAAGTTACCTGGTCTTCAACTTGGTGGAACTTTGGGTTACCAGCTCGAAAGCTTGACATCTGTGACTTATTT TGACTTGAGTAACAACAATCTTGGTGGCAGCTGGTACCAACTCCCTCCAAATTTGCAGCACCT AAACCTCGCTAATAATAATTTCAATGGGCCGATCCCATATTCGATCTCTCAAATTGCTTCGCTTAAATACCT GAATCTTGGTCACAACCAGTTCCAACAAGGATTGACTGTTGACTTTTCAAAGCTTACTTCCCTCTCTACACT GGATCTTTCGTCCAATTCGCTGACAGGGGATCTCCCTCAGACAATGAGCTCACTTTCGAGCTTGTCAACCTT GTATCTGCAAAACAACCAGTTCACGGGCACCATCGATGTTCTTGCTAACCTGCCACTTGACACTTT GAATGTGGAAAACAATCATTTTACAGGCTGGATACCGGAACAGCTGAATGGCATAGACCTACA AAAGGGTGGTAATTCATGGAGCTCGGGGCCTGCGCCCCCTCCACCTCCTGGGACACCTCCAGCAACAACCAGCCGTCACCACAAATCCGGTGGGCACGGCAGCTCATCAGGTGGTAGCTCTAGTGATGGGGGTAAAAAATCTGGTATTGGAGCCGGTGGCGTTGCTGGAATAGTGATCTCCATATTGGTTGTTGGGGCAATAGTAGCATTCTTCCTGGTGAAGAGAAGATCCAAGAAGTCGTCGTCATTAGACACGGAAAAGCTTGACAATCAGCCGTTGGCTCCTCTAGCTTCAAATGAAGTGCACG GATTGAATTCTATGCAGAGTTCCTCTGTGATTGACTTGAAAACATTTGACACTCCTGTGGAACCAATAAATGTTAAACCCCCTATTAAACCCCCACCTCTCAAATCATTCGACGAGGAAGAAATTCCAAAGAAGCCAACTGCTGTCAAGAAGACTGTCGCCGCTCCCGCAAATGTGAAAGCATATTCTATAGCTGACCTGCAGATTGCTACTTCAAGCTTCAGTGTGGATCAACTCCTTGGTGAGGGGTCTTTCGGACGTGTATACCGTGCACAATTCGATGATGGAAAG GTTCTTGCAGTAAAGAAGATAGATTCATCTATCATTCCCCATGATTCATCCAACGATTTTGTGGAAGTAGTCTCAAACATCTCCCATTTGCATCATCAAAATGTGACAGAGCTTGTTGGTTATTGTTCGGAGCATGGACAACACCTCTTGGTCTACGAGTTCCATAAAAATGGATCGCTGCATGACTTCCTTCACCTACCTGATGAGTACAGCAAACCATTGATATGGAACTCTCGTGTCAAGATCGCTCTAGGGACAGCTCGCGCCTTAGA gTACCTACATGAAGTTTGTTCGCCTTCGGTTGTTCATAAGGATATTAAGTCAACCAACATATTGCTTGATTCAGATCTTAACCCTCATCTTTCAGATTGTGGATTGGCAAGCTATATTCCAAATGCAGACCAG GTATTGAACAATAATGCTGGATCGGGATACGAAGCACCGGAAGTTGGTATGTCCGGTCAGTATACGCTTAAGAGTGATGTCTACAGCTTTGGAGTTGTCATGTTGGAACTTCTTAGTGGAAGGAAACCGTTTGACAG CTCAAGGCCAAGATACGAGCAGTCTTTGGTACGGTGGGCGACACCACAACTCCATGATATCGATGCATTGGCTAAAATGGTTGATCCTGCGCTGGAAGGGCTATACCCGGTTAAGTCGCTGTCCCGTTTTGCCGATGTTATCGCACTTTGTGTTCAG CCGGAGCCAGAATTCCGACCACCGATGTCGGAAGTGGTTCAAGCATTAGTTCGGTTAGTGCAGAGAGCAAACATGAGCAAAAGGACATTTGGGACTGAGCAAGGAGGAACACCAAGAGCGGGTGATGAGCCTGATACACCAGACATGTAA
- the LOC112734834 gene encoding probable UDP-glucosyl transferase 73B6: protein MGKENRELHVLFFPFFANGHIIPCVDLARVFAARGVTSTIVTTTHNAPFISRTIGKSQITLRTIKFPPPEETGLPEGCENSESAFAPDKLIKFMKATVLLQHPLEQVLQELHPNCVVADMFFPWATDSAAKFGIPRIVFHGLGFFPLCVSACIRTYKPQDKVSSYTEPFLVPNLPGDITLTKMQLPQIPRDDEVFCKLLDDSNESELKSFGVIANSFYELEPVYADHYTKELGRRAWSLGPVSLCRGSEAGIDKQECLTWLETKKPNSVIYVCFGSMTTFPDAQLKEIAMGLEASNHPFIWVVNKRSKKNEEQDEKKLEWLPEGFEERMEGKGLIIRGWAPQVMILEHEAVGGFVTHCGWNSTLEGVCAGVPMVTWPMYAEQFYNAMFVRDIVRIGVGVGVQTWVGMMGGEPVKKEVIEKAVKRVMEGEEAEEMRRRAKELGKKAKEAVEEGGSSYSQFNSLIEDLRSRAQ, encoded by the exons atgggcaAGGAGAACCGCGAACTCCATGTTCTTTTCTTCCCGTTCTTTGCTAACGGTCACATAATCCCATGCGTTGACTTAGCCAGAGTCTTCGCCGCAAGAGGAGTGACATCCACCATAGTCACCACCACACACAACGCACCCTTCATCTCAAGAACGATAGGAAAATCCCAAATTACCCTCAGAACCATCAAGTTCCCGCCACCGGAGGAAACTGGCTTGCCTGAAGGATGCGAGAATTCAGAGTCGGCATTCGCACCGGATAAGCTCATCAAGTTCATGAAAGCCACCGTGCTCCTTCAACACCCACTCGAGCAAGTGCTGCAAGAACTGCATCCGAATTGTGTTGTTGCAGATATGTTCTTCCCTTGGGCCACAGACTCCGCCGCCAAATTCGGGATTCCAAGGATCGTGTTCCATGGGTTGGGCTTCTTCCCCTTGTGCGTTTCCGCTTGCATCAGAACTTATAAGCCACAAGACAAGGTTTCATCCTACACAGAACCTTTCTTGGTTCCCAACCTTCCCGGCGACATAACTCTGACCAAGATGCAGTTGCCACAAATCCCTCGAGATGACGAG GTATTCTGCAAGTTGCTTGATGATTCCAACGAATCGGAGTTGAAGAGCTTTGGTGTGATCGCCAACAGCTTCTACGAACTGGAACCAGTTTACGCCGATCATTACACCAAGGAGCTTGGTAGAAGAGCATGGTCGTTGGGTCCAGTTTCTCTATGCAGAGGAAGCGAAGCAGGGATCGACAAGCAGGAATGCTTGACGTGGCTTGAGACAAAGAAACCAAACTCCGTTATTTATGTGTGCTTTGGAAGCATGACAACGTTCCCAGACGCTCAGCTTAAAGAGATCGCGATGGGTCTAGAAGCTTCGAATCATCCATTCATCTGGGTAGTGAACAAAAGATCAAAAAAGAACGAGGAACAAGATGAGAAGAAGTTAGAGTGGCTCCCAGAAGGGTTTGAAGAGAGAATGGAAGGGAAGGGGCTGATCATAAGAGGTTGGGCGCCGCAAGTGATGATTCTTGAGCACGAAGCAGTTGGCGGGTTTGTTACGCATTGCGGTTGGAATTCGACGCTGGAAGGTGTTTGTGCCGGGGTGCCGATGGTGACGTGGCCGATGTATGCAGAGCAGTTTTATAATGCGATGTTTGTGAGGGACATAGTGAGGATTGGGGTTGGTGTTGGGGTTCAAACGTGGGTGGGGATGATGGGGGGTGAGCCGGTGAAGAAGGAGGTGATAGAGAAGGCGGTGAAGAGGGTAATGGAAGGTGAGGAAGCAGAGGAGATGAGGAGAAGAGCGAAGGAGCTTGGGAAGAAGGCTAAAGAAGCTGTGGAGGAAGGTGGATCGtcttattcgcaattcaactctTTGATTGAGGATTTAAGATCGCGTGCTCAATGA